A genomic segment from Luteolibacter ambystomatis encodes:
- a CDS encoding Co(2+)/Mg(2+) efflux protein ApaG: MPGTIRELQGLSVKVDDVLYMPSLEAPQDKPHPFVYFISIRNRSTEQVTIRGRKWVVRENDGEVTVVEGDGVIGQMPVLAPGEDFSYNSYHVTKLGARVEGAFFGETAGGEWVFARIPEFQLRVPDWA, encoded by the coding sequence ATGCCGGGAACGATCCGCGAACTGCAAGGCCTGAGCGTCAAGGTGGATGACGTCCTCTACATGCCGAGCCTGGAGGCTCCGCAGGACAAGCCGCACCCGTTCGTGTACTTCATCTCGATCCGCAACCGCTCCACCGAACAGGTCACGATCCGCGGTCGCAAATGGGTGGTCCGGGAAAACGACGGTGAGGTCACCGTGGTGGAGGGGGATGGGGTGATCGGCCAGATGCCGGTACTCGCTCCGGGCGAGGATTTTTCCTACAACAGCTACCATGTCACCAAGTTGGGTGCGCGGGTGGAGGGAGCCTTTTTCGGCGAAACAGCCGGGGGCGAGTGGGTCTTCGCCCGCATTCCGGAGTTCCAGCTCCGGGTGCCCGACTGGGCATGA
- the thiD gene encoding bifunctional hydroxymethylpyrimidine kinase/phosphomethylpyrimidine kinase has protein sequence MHPSPPVALTIAGSDCSAGAGIQADLKTFEHFRVHGLTAVTCVVSETANVVRAVHPVPPELVGDQVELLLDAFPISAIKTGMLFSAAHIEAVLDALSRYPAIPLVVDPVMIASTGDPLLEPDAIAALRDEVLPRATLVTPNLHEAEALAGEKITSVDDLERVALALSARFGTAFLLKGGHLDGPECTDLLADGGLVHRFTAARIAVPGSHGTGCTFSAAIAAQLALGQPLADAVSVAKVYLTETLAKSYTLHSPAGGSIHALNQGTTL, from the coding sequence ATGCATCCTTCACCGCCGGTCGCGCTGACCATCGCCGGTTCCGACTGCTCCGCCGGCGCGGGCATCCAGGCCGACCTGAAAACCTTCGAACACTTCCGCGTCCACGGCCTCACCGCCGTGACCTGCGTGGTCTCGGAAACGGCGAACGTGGTCCGTGCCGTCCATCCGGTGCCGCCGGAACTCGTGGGCGACCAGGTGGAGCTGCTGCTGGATGCCTTTCCGATCTCCGCCATCAAGACCGGCATGCTGTTCTCCGCCGCCCACATCGAGGCGGTATTGGATGCGCTTTCCCGTTACCCGGCCATCCCGCTGGTGGTCGACCCGGTGATGATCGCCTCCACCGGTGATCCGCTGCTGGAGCCCGATGCCATCGCCGCCCTGCGCGATGAAGTGCTGCCCCGCGCCACACTGGTCACCCCGAACCTGCACGAAGCGGAAGCGCTGGCCGGGGAGAAAATCACCAGCGTGGACGATCTGGAGCGGGTGGCTCTGGCCCTTTCCGCCCGCTTCGGCACCGCCTTCCTGCTGAAAGGCGGCCATCTGGACGGCCCCGAATGTACCGACCTGCTGGCGGATGGCGGCCTCGTCCACCGTTTCACCGCCGCCCGCATCGCCGTACCCGGCTCGCACGGCACCGGTTGCACCTTCTCCGCCGCCATCGCCGCACAACTCGCGCTGGGCCAGCCCCTAGCCGATGCCGTGAGCGTGGCAAAGGTCTATCTCACCGAGACCCTCGCCAAATCCTATACGCTCCATTCTCCCGCCGGAGGATCCATTCACGCACTCAACCAGGGAACCACGCTCTGA
- the coaD gene encoding pantetheine-phosphate adenylyltransferase: MRTAVYAGSFDPPTNGHLWMIERGLELFDRLIVAIGNNPSKSYTFTVEHRIKLLRESVPSCERLTIDHFDNRFLVDYAMTMDAHYILRGIRSPDDYEYERVMRHINSDMAPQITTTFLMPPRDIAELSSSMVKGLIGPEGWEEIVRRYVPIPVFEALSHDT, translated from the coding sequence ATGCGCACCGCAGTCTATGCCGGTTCCTTCGATCCACCGACAAATGGTCATCTCTGGATGATCGAGCGCGGGCTGGAGCTTTTCGACCGCCTGATCGTGGCGATCGGCAACAATCCCTCGAAATCCTACACCTTCACGGTGGAGCACCGGATCAAGCTGCTGCGCGAGTCGGTGCCGTCCTGCGAGCGGCTGACCATCGACCATTTCGACAACCGCTTCCTGGTGGACTACGCGATGACGATGGATGCCCACTACATCCTGCGCGGCATCCGTTCCCCGGACGACTATGAATACGAGCGGGTGATGCGCCACATCAACAGCGACATGGCCCCGCAGATCACCACCACCTTCCTGATGCCGCCGCGCGACATCGCGGAACTTTCCTCCAGCATGGTGAAAGGACTGATCGGCCCGGAGGGTTGGGAGGAAATCGTCCGCCGCTACGTGCCGATTCCTGTGTTCGAAGCACTGTCCCACGACACCTGA
- a CDS encoding carbon starvation CstA family protein: MKRLLTVLLWIFISLLGMTAVGVAAFQRGEPVNALWLVVAGLCTFAVSYRFYSAWLCAKVLTIDDRRAPAAVTCADGKDFVPTSKWVVFGHHFAAIAGPGPLVGPVLAAQFGYLPGVLWILIGATLGGGVHDAVILFASMRRKGKSLGQMLKEEMNPFIGFIAMISLLAIMTILLAVLGLVVVKALAESPWGLFTIAATIPLAFIMGIAIKSGKVGVTPATIFGVIGLLAAVVGGKYLPESWNHALTLDSKTLAWAIMIYGFAASVLPVWMLLAPRDYLSTFLKLGAVGVLAVFIVVLAPPLHMPAITPFVHGGGFIVPGPVFPFVCITIACGAISGFHALISSGTTPKLLAREKDIRLVGYGSMVTEMLVSLMAIIAACALSPGQYFAINSPVNPNDNVAVAAQIEKINSYGPTYAVTLPEMQQLAKDLGEPHIIGKTGGAPTFAVGMAHMFAKVIPGNTALSLWYHFAIMFEALFILTTLDAGTRVGRFILQDLLGQAVPALKDTGSWIGNVTATGLLVAAWGFFLYQGAIDPAGIAKSLWPIFGISNQLLAVIAFCFGTTLLIKMGKARYCWVTGVPLVFLTMVTFTAGWLKIWDAGSAGFLPEIAKQQKLIESGIQGKALEAAKTSLFNARIDVAVTAAFLVFVAIIVLGTARECWLLLRKRKEAILQESDYVALAK; the protein is encoded by the coding sequence ATGAAACGCCTGCTTACCGTCCTCCTCTGGATCTTCATCTCGCTGCTCGGCATGACCGCCGTGGGCGTAGCCGCCTTCCAGCGCGGGGAACCGGTCAACGCTTTGTGGCTGGTGGTCGCGGGTCTCTGCACCTTCGCCGTCTCCTACCGTTTCTACTCCGCCTGGCTGTGTGCCAAGGTGCTCACCATCGACGACCGCCGCGCACCGGCCGCGGTGACTTGTGCGGATGGAAAGGACTTCGTGCCGACCTCGAAGTGGGTCGTCTTCGGCCACCACTTCGCCGCCATCGCCGGTCCCGGACCGCTGGTGGGTCCGGTGCTTGCCGCCCAGTTCGGCTACCTGCCGGGCGTGCTGTGGATTCTCATCGGAGCCACCCTCGGCGGCGGTGTGCATGATGCCGTGATCCTCTTCGCCTCGATGCGACGGAAGGGCAAATCACTCGGGCAGATGCTGAAGGAGGAAATGAATCCCTTCATTGGCTTCATCGCCATGATCAGCCTGCTGGCGATCATGACCATCCTCCTCGCCGTGCTCGGCCTGGTGGTGGTGAAGGCGCTCGCCGAAAGCCCGTGGGGTCTCTTCACCATCGCCGCAACCATTCCGCTCGCGTTCATCATGGGCATCGCGATCAAGAGCGGCAAGGTGGGGGTGACTCCCGCCACGATCTTCGGCGTGATCGGTCTGCTGGCCGCGGTGGTCGGTGGCAAGTATCTGCCGGAATCCTGGAACCACGCTCTGACGCTGGACTCCAAAACACTGGCCTGGGCGATCATGATCTATGGCTTCGCCGCCTCGGTGCTGCCGGTGTGGATGCTGCTCGCGCCACGCGACTACCTCAGCACCTTCCTCAAGCTCGGCGCGGTAGGTGTGCTCGCAGTCTTCATCGTGGTGCTGGCACCCCCGTTGCACATGCCCGCGATCACGCCCTTCGTCCACGGCGGCGGCTTCATCGTGCCGGGTCCGGTGTTCCCCTTCGTCTGCATCACCATCGCCTGTGGGGCGATCAGCGGCTTCCATGCGCTCATTTCCTCCGGCACCACGCCGAAGCTGCTGGCCCGCGAAAAAGACATCCGCCTCGTCGGCTACGGTTCGATGGTGACGGAGATGCTGGTCTCGCTGATGGCGATCATCGCCGCCTGCGCGCTCTCGCCGGGCCAGTATTTCGCGATCAACTCGCCGGTGAACCCGAACGACAACGTCGCGGTGGCCGCCCAGATCGAGAAAATCAATTCCTACGGCCCCACCTATGCCGTCACTCTGCCGGAGATGCAACAGCTCGCGAAGGATCTCGGCGAACCGCACATCATCGGCAAGACTGGCGGCGCCCCCACCTTCGCGGTGGGGATGGCCCACATGTTTGCCAAGGTGATCCCGGGCAATACCGCGCTCTCGCTGTGGTATCACTTCGCCATCATGTTCGAGGCGCTGTTCATCCTGACCACGCTGGATGCGGGCACGCGGGTGGGACGCTTCATCCTCCAGGATCTGCTCGGGCAGGCCGTGCCCGCGCTCAAGGACACCGGCTCCTGGATCGGCAATGTCACCGCCACCGGTCTGCTGGTCGCGGCATGGGGTTTCTTCCTCTATCAGGGTGCGATCGATCCCGCGGGCATCGCCAAGAGCCTGTGGCCGATCTTCGGCATCTCGAACCAGCTTCTCGCTGTGATCGCCTTTTGCTTCGGCACCACCCTGCTGATCAAGATGGGCAAGGCACGCTACTGCTGGGTCACCGGAGTGCCGCTGGTGTTCCTCACCATGGTCACCTTCACCGCGGGGTGGCTGAAGATCTGGGATGCGGGTTCAGCGGGATTCCTTCCGGAAATCGCCAAGCAGCAGAAACTCATCGAAAGCGGCATCCAGGGCAAGGCGCTCGAAGCCGCGAAGACCTCGCTGTTCAACGCGCGCATCGACGTGGCGGTCACCGCGGCCTTCCTGGTCTTCGTCGCCATCATTGTGCTCGGCACCGCCCGCGAATGCTGGCTGCTGCTGCGGAAACGGAAGGAAGCCATCCTGCAGGAAAGCGACTACGTGGCGCTGGCGAAGTAA
- a CDS encoding ATP-dependent helicase has protein sequence MAREYTLHRRQTAPRSGIDYAAELNAEQHAAVSSPPGRALVIAGAGSGKTRTLTYRVAWLLDHDVESRNILLLTFTNKAAREMITRVQELVTADTSDLWAGTFHSIGNRILRRHADDLGFTRSFSILDRDDQKSLLSAVVAACDIDTKQRRFPKADVLATIFSLIENTGESLEDVLATRYPYFDDWIEQIDQVRDGYAKKKRDTNSMDFDDLLVLTVKLFEERPDVLDLYRGKFRHILVDEYQDTNSVQSRMIDLLAGDSNSLMAVGDDAQSIYSWRGADLDHILSFQRRYFNSRIFKIETNYRSVPEILDLSNAAIRVNQGRIEKDLRSSRDALGVKPALVPLDDPASQAAFVAQRILELRDEGIPLEEMAVLYRAHFQSLEVQMELTRAGIPFTITSGLRFFEQAHIKDVSAFLRFVTNRKDEVSFKRMLQLMPGVGPSAAEKLWQNWLATGLADKDEPPASWSEVMLGFKPPKKAAKDWEQLCYTLDELSPGGVFVPPSNMLFSVLEGVYDEYLKASFDNYENRRSDIEQLISYGQTFDDVLEFLAQLSLMGSVDGEPSGDKRAKDDECVVLSSIHQAKGLEWKVVFLIWLADGQFPNSRILDAEDDAMLEEERRLFYVAITRAKDELYMSYPMINPKSYTGDVIQRPSRFLDDCPADLVEEWHVGRGGWVDDDPF, from the coding sequence ATGGCGCGCGAATATACCCTCCACCGGCGACAGACCGCCCCTCGGTCAGGAATCGACTATGCCGCCGAGCTGAATGCCGAGCAGCACGCCGCCGTGTCCTCGCCGCCCGGGCGCGCGCTGGTGATCGCCGGCGCCGGATCGGGTAAAACGCGGACACTCACCTACCGGGTAGCCTGGTTGCTGGATCACGATGTGGAATCCCGGAACATCCTCCTGCTGACCTTCACCAACAAGGCGGCGCGCGAGATGATCACCCGCGTCCAGGAGCTGGTGACCGCGGACACCTCCGACCTGTGGGCGGGGACTTTCCACTCGATCGGCAACCGCATCCTGCGCCGCCATGCGGACGATCTCGGATTCACCCGCTCCTTTTCCATTCTCGACCGGGATGATCAAAAATCGCTGTTGTCCGCGGTGGTCGCCGCCTGCGACATCGATACCAAGCAGCGCCGCTTTCCGAAGGCGGACGTGCTGGCGACGATTTTCAGCCTGATCGAAAATACCGGGGAATCTCTGGAGGACGTGCTGGCCACCCGCTACCCCTATTTCGATGACTGGATCGAGCAGATCGACCAGGTCCGCGACGGCTACGCCAAGAAGAAGCGGGACACGAACTCGATGGATTTCGATGACCTGCTGGTCCTCACCGTGAAGCTCTTCGAGGAGCGGCCGGACGTGCTGGACCTTTACCGCGGGAAGTTCCGCCACATTCTGGTGGACGAGTATCAGGATACCAACTCGGTGCAGAGCCGCATGATCGACCTGCTTGCCGGGGACTCGAACAGCCTGATGGCGGTGGGGGATGACGCGCAGTCGATCTACTCGTGGCGCGGAGCGGATCTGGACCACATCCTGTCATTCCAGCGGCGCTACTTCAATTCACGGATCTTCAAGATCGAAACGAACTACCGCAGCGTGCCGGAGATCCTCGATCTTTCGAACGCGGCGATCCGCGTGAACCAAGGTCGCATTGAAAAGGATCTGCGTTCGTCACGGGATGCGCTTGGCGTGAAGCCCGCGCTGGTGCCGCTGGATGATCCGGCTTCGCAGGCGGCGTTCGTGGCGCAGCGCATTCTGGAACTACGGGACGAAGGCATTCCATTGGAGGAAATGGCGGTGCTCTACCGCGCCCACTTCCAGAGTCTGGAAGTGCAGATGGAACTCACCCGTGCGGGGATTCCATTCACCATCACCAGCGGCTTGCGCTTCTTCGAGCAGGCGCACATCAAGGATGTCTCGGCGTTCCTGCGCTTTGTGACCAACCGCAAGGACGAGGTCAGCTTCAAGCGCATGCTCCAGCTCATGCCGGGCGTCGGCCCCTCGGCGGCGGAGAAGCTCTGGCAGAACTGGCTGGCCACCGGCCTCGCGGACAAGGACGAGCCGCCCGCATCGTGGTCGGAGGTGATGCTCGGGTTCAAACCTCCGAAGAAGGCGGCGAAGGACTGGGAGCAGCTCTGCTACACCTTGGACGAACTTTCTCCGGGCGGCGTGTTCGTGCCGCCCTCGAACATGCTCTTCAGCGTGCTGGAGGGTGTCTATGACGAGTACCTCAAGGCCAGCTTCGACAACTACGAGAATCGCCGTAGCGACATCGAGCAGCTCATTTCCTACGGTCAGACTTTTGATGATGTGCTGGAGTTCCTCGCCCAGCTTTCGCTCATGGGATCGGTGGATGGCGAGCCGTCCGGCGACAAACGCGCGAAGGACGACGAGTGCGTGGTCCTGTCCTCCATCCATCAGGCGAAGGGCCTCGAATGGAAGGTCGTGTTCCTGATCTGGCTCGCCGACGGGCAGTTCCCGAACAGCCGCATCCTCGATGCCGAGGACGATGCCATGCTGGAGGAGGAGCGCCGCCTGTTCTACGTCGCGATCACCCGCGCCAAGGACGAGCTCTACATGAGCTACCCGATGATCAACCCGAAGTCTTACACCGGCGATGTCATCCAGCGCCCGTCACGGTTCCTGGATGATTGTCCGGCGGATCTCGTGGAGGAATGGCATGTGGGCCGTGGCGGATGGGTGGATGACGATCCGTTTTGA
- a CDS encoding substrate-binding domain-containing protein: MTALPTPPRPKRVLFVTDFYQEEVLDGIVDHAGPAGWELIANMRFHGKFPGETEADGILAVAIEDRVREWLEKWKGTPVVNIGAPYPGLEGPSVNTDYMEAARTGARHLMELGHTSFAFYSLTDFTESPAIFAAYQNELAKFNLTVTHANFAAVHGRDAIDVPRAERLRWLADQLLALKKPLAVMSDDDRRSLELIAACNMAGLRVPEDVSILGCENRSVECRMARVPLSSVDMNWRGVGRAAAALLERLMVGHPAETDQLQVPTRGVVARASTATFVTESEGITRSILHIRQHFPESMKMKDLAQMAGMTERSFRTEFKRLVGRSPRSEIQRARLASACSLLRDTDLKLDAIAMESGFGTAQKLCEVFAETLGTTPGGWRQKARQI, translated from the coding sequence GTGACCGCACTGCCCACCCCGCCCCGCCCAAAGCGTGTCTTGTTCGTCACCGACTTTTATCAGGAAGAGGTTCTGGACGGTATCGTGGATCACGCGGGACCAGCAGGCTGGGAACTGATCGCGAACATGCGCTTCCACGGAAAATTCCCCGGGGAAACGGAGGCGGACGGCATCCTCGCCGTCGCCATCGAGGATCGGGTCCGCGAGTGGCTTGAGAAGTGGAAGGGCACGCCCGTGGTCAATATCGGAGCACCCTATCCGGGATTGGAGGGACCGTCGGTGAACACGGACTACATGGAGGCGGCCCGTACCGGTGCCCGCCACCTGATGGAGCTGGGCCATACCAGTTTCGCCTTCTATTCCCTCACGGATTTTACCGAGTCCCCGGCGATATTCGCCGCCTACCAGAATGAACTCGCCAAGTTCAACCTCACGGTCACCCATGCCAATTTCGCGGCGGTTCATGGCAGGGATGCCATCGATGTCCCCCGGGCGGAGCGCCTGCGCTGGCTGGCGGACCAGTTGCTCGCGCTGAAGAAGCCGCTGGCGGTCATGAGTGATGACGACCGGCGCAGCCTGGAATTGATCGCAGCCTGTAACATGGCGGGGCTGAGGGTTCCCGAGGATGTCTCCATCCTCGGATGCGAGAACCGGTCGGTGGAATGCCGCATGGCCCGGGTCCCCCTCTCTTCTGTGGACATGAACTGGCGTGGCGTCGGCCGGGCGGCGGCGGCCCTGTTGGAGCGGCTCATGGTCGGTCATCCCGCCGAAACGGATCAACTGCAGGTGCCCACCCGCGGAGTGGTGGCCAGGGCGTCCACGGCCACCTTCGTGACGGAATCGGAGGGCATCACCCGTTCCATCCTCCATATCCGGCAGCACTTCCCGGAATCGATGAAGATGAAGGACCTCGCCCAGATGGCGGGAATGACCGAACGTTCCTTCCGCACGGAATTCAAGCGCCTCGTCGGCCGCAGCCCGCGGTCCGAAATCCAGCGCGCCCGGCTCGCCAGTGCCTGCAGCCTGCTCCGGGATACCGATCTCAAGCTCGACGCGATCGCCATGGAAAGCGGGTTCGGAACGGCTCAGAAACTTTGCGAGGTCTTCGCCGAGACCCTCGGCACAACCCCGGGAGGGTGGCGGCAGAAGGCGCGCCAGATCTGA